The window ATCACCCCTGTTTCGCAGGACGATACGCGCGGCGCGCACTGAGGCGCTCCGGCAGAATGATCAAGCGAAGGGCTGCCCGATGGGGCGGCCCTTTTCGTATGGCGCGCATTTCTGTTCCATCCCGTCAGGAGCGTCTCGACTTTGCCGGGCCGAGAAGGAATAGAAGAGCGCATGACCACCGATACGCTGCACACCACGCTCGACATTCCCGGTTTCGATCTGGAGGCCTTCGTCGCGTCCACGCTGGAGGAGGACCTTGGCGTTGGCCTTGCCGGGGGAGGGCGCGACGTGACAGCGCTCAGTGTCATCGGAGCGGATGACCGGTTTTCCGGCGTCATGGAATCGCGTGACGCTGTCGTCGTGGCGGGGCTACCCATTGCCGCAGCATTTTTTCGCCACCTTGACCCGGCGATGGACATCGAAATCCTTGTCGAGGAAGGTGCTGTGGTGGAACCCGGCACGGCCTTGATGCGCCTCTCCGGCCTTGCTCGCGCCATGCTGACGGCGGAGCGCAGCGCGTTGAATACGGTGCAGCACCTGACCGGTATCGCGACGATGACCCGGATTTATGTCGAGGCGATGGAAGGCCATGCCACGCTGCTCGACACCCGAAAGACCATCCCTGGCCTGCGCCATCTCGAAAAGTATGCCACTCGCACCGGCGGGGCGCGCAATCACCGCATGGGGCTTTGGGACGCGGCGATGATCAAGGACAATCACGTCCTTGTCGCGGGCAGCGTTGAAGAGGCCGTGCGCCGTGCGCGCGAGGCTGGCGTGCCGCAGATCATCTGCGAGGTGGATCGTCTCGACCAGATCGAGCCGGCGCTGGCCGCAGGCGCACATCATCTGCTGCTGGACAACATGGGCCCGGAAACGCTGCGCGCAGCCGTGGGAATAGTTGCCGGGCGCGTGCCGACCGAAGCATCGGGCGGGGTCAATCTTTCCACCATCGGCGCGATCGCGGCGAGCGGTGTCACCTATGTCTCGGTCGGGCGTCTCACCCAGAGTGCTCCGGCGGCCGACATAGGCCTGGACTTCACGCCGCTGTGAGACTCGCCGCCGCCGCTCTTGTCGCGGCGGCTGCCGCGATTTCGCCGTTGCCGGTGTTTGCGCAGGCTTACCAGTGTCGTGTCCCTGCGACGATCCCGACGCCGCGCCCGGTAACGCCTGACGGGCCTGTACGCCGGGGCGTCGCGGTGGGCTACACGCTGGCGGCCAGCTGGTCGCCGGAATATTGCCATTTCGCGCACGACAAGGGCTCGATGCAGTGTTCCGGCCGACAGGGCCGGTTCGGCTTCGTCCTGCACGGGCTGTGGCCGGAAGGCGGGGCAGGCGGTGATCCGCAGTGGTGCGGGGCAACTCCTCCCTCGGTGCAGGCATTGCGCGGCGCCTTGTGCATGACACCATCGCCCTCGCTGCTGGCGCATGAGTGGACCAAGCATGGCAGTTGTATGGCCCGAAGCCCTGAGGGCTATTTCAGGGTCAGCGGCATTCTGTGGCGTTCGCTGCACTGGCCGGATGCAGACTTCCTTTCGCGAAAGCGCGGGCTCGTCGCCGGGGACTTGCGCGATGCCTTCGTGGCCGAGAATCCGGGCTGGCGCCGCGATGCCGTGGGGGTCGTCGCCAATCGTAGCGGATGGCTGCGCGAAGTGCAGCTCTGCACCGACCGGCATTTTCGTCCCGCCCGGTGCGATGCGCGGCGTTTCGGTGCGGCAGACGGGGCGCCGCTGAAAATCTGGCGCGGGCTTTAGAGCAGATTTCGAGCCGTCAGGCGTTTCACCTGATTAGAAAATGCTTCTGTCAGCGTCGCGCGGCGAAGAAGGCTTTCAGCAGTGTCGAAGCTTCGGCGGCGGCGATGCCGGAGTAGACATCTGGGCGATGCAGGCATTGCGGATGCTCGAACACCCGCGCGCCATGTTCCACCGCGCCGCCCTTGGGATCGGAGGCGCCATAATAGACGCGGGCGATCCGGGCATGGGCGATCGCGCCTGCGCACATGGCGCAAGGCTCCAGCGTCACCCATAGCTCGCAGCCTTCGAGTCGCTCGTTACCCAAGGCAAGAGCGGCGGCCCGAATCGCCTCGATCTCCGCATGGCTGGTAGGGTCGTGGCGTTCACGCGGCGCATTGCGTCCACAGGCGATCACCTGGCCGTGCTTGACGATCACTGCGCCGATGGGCACTTCGCCCGCTTCTGCGGCCTTGTGTGCCTGTTCCAGGGCTTTCAGCATCGGTTCGGGGATCGGCCAGCGGGTCATTGCCCTATCGCTAGCGCGTGGAATTCCTGTGCGCAACTTGACCTCGCCCTATAGAATCGCTAATGGCGCGCCTTCCCGTGTAACGGCACAGAACATTTTCGAGCGAGAAACAGCATGTCCCGCATTTGCGAACTGACCGGCAAGGGCCGTCAGGTTGGCTGCAACGTCAGCCACGCCAACAACAAGACGAAGCGCGTCTACCTGCCCAACCTCCAGAACGTCACGCTGATGTCGGAGACTCTGGACCGCAGCTTCAAGTTCCGCGTTTCGACCCACGGTCTGCGTTCGGTCGAGCACAACGGCGGTCTCGACAACTGGCTGCTGAAGACCTCGGATGCCAAGCTTTCGCCGCGCGCCGTCAAGGTGAAGCGCGAGCTGAAGAAGCAGGCGGTCGCCGCCTGATTTTCCTCCCTGTGATGCTCTGACCACGGAGCACGCAGCTGGAAGGCAGGTTTACGAAAGGGCGCGCAGGGCAATCCTGCGCGCCCTTTCGTGTGTCTGCGCTAGATCGCCTCATTCAAACGCCTCATTCAGACGGTCTGTTCGGGAAGCGGCTGAAAGCGGCCTTTATTTCATTGGCCCGGTGAACAGGATCGGATCGACCCGAGATCCCTGCCACATCAGGCTCCAGTGCAGGTGCGGGCCGGTGGCGCGGCCGGTCATGCCGATCAGGCCGATGACCTGCCCCTGCTTCACATGGTCGCCCTGATGGACGAGAATCTGCGAGCAGTGCAGGAACGCGCTGTTCAGCCCCATCCCGTGGTCGATCATCAGCAGGTTGCCCTCCAGCGTGAAGGGCTTGTCTGCTGCCAGAATTACCACGCCATCTGCAGGGGCGACAAACGGCGTACCGCTGCGGCCTGTCGCGATGTCGAGGCCGGAATGATAGGCGCCCGGCTCGCCGCGATAGATGCGCTGGGAGCCGAACTGGCCGGAAATGCGCCCCTGCGCGGGCCAGATGAATTTCTGGCGCCAGCCTTGCGCGTCGGTCCGCATGGCGCGGGCGGCGTGGATGCGGTCCAGTTCCGGCTGACGCAAGGCCATGAAGGCCGAACTGGGGCCGCCCGTGCCTCGCGCGATATTGATGTTTTCGATGTGCCAGGCGCGCGGGGAGACGGTGATCTGCTGGGTGACGCTGCGGCCATCGGCCAGCGTTGCGACGAGCGTGGCGCTGGGCCCCGCATCCCGGTCGAACGCGGCAAACCAGTCGCCATCGGGCGCGATCGGAATGGGCGTGCCGTCGAAGGTCAGCGTGCGGGTGCCCTGCGGCACCGTGCCGCGAACCCAGCCGCCCTGCGTCAACTCGCCCTTGTAGCGGATCATGCCGATGGCACGGCCCGATTGCAGGCTGTCGTCCGGGCGCTGAGCCGGAAGCAGCGAGGCAGGCGCCGCCCCGACCAGCAAGGCTGCTGCTGCGCCGAGCAATCCGGCTTGCGTCAGAACCCTCACGCCGGGGAGAGCATCCGGCGCGTCGCGATCTCGGGCGAAGCGTAGGCTTCCTGCCGTTCCGCACTCCAGTAGCGCAGCTCTTCCAGCGGGATTTTCTCCGCCGTTACCGCGCACTCGACATAGGAGCCCGCGCGCAGGACGCGGAAGCTGCCGGGGCCGTACTGGAGCATGGCGGGGCGATCTGCGGATGACATCAACATGGAAATAATCCTAGCAGAGCGCAGCCATCAAAACAAATCTCCCTGCCGTGCTGATGGGCTGGCCGGTCGTGCCGGACGCGGTGCCTTGGGGGGCGTGGAAGAGGGCGGCGCGGAAACAGCGCCGTTCACCTGTACCGCAAGGTCGCCGTCGCGGAATTTCAGGACCAGAGCCGCTTCCTGTCCGGCCGATGCGGCGCTGGTCAGTGTCTGGCCTTGGGCTCCCACCACACGGGCGAAACCACGCTCCAGCGGCTTGTCCGGATTCAGCTGCGGCAGCACGCGGGCGAGTTGGGCGAGGTCGCCCTGCGCGCGCGCCATCCGGCGTTCGAGCAGGCGCGGTTCCAGGCCGGTGCGGGTCAGGCGCTCGGCGCTGGTCTGCACGCGGTGGCGCAGCAGCGGCAGTGAGAGCCGTGCCGTCACCTGCCCCATACGTTCGCGCTTGATCGCCGCCTGATCGCGCAAAGCTCGCCGCAGGCGTTCGGCCAGATCGTCGAGTCCCTGCTGGCGCTGGGCCAGAATCGCCTCGGGCTTGGGCAGGCGCTGGACACGCGCCTCCAGCCGTTCGCGTCCCAGCACGACCGGGCGACCGGCGCTGCGGCGCATGCGATAGCCCATCTCGTCGAGCGTCGCGGCGAGTTCGGCGCGGACCGGCACCGCGATCTCGGCAGCGGCGGTCGGCGTCGGTGCGCGGCGGTCGGCGGCGTAGTCGCAAAGGGTGGTGTCGGTCTCGTGGCCGACGGCGGAGATCACCGGAATGCGCGATTCGGCCACCGCGCGCACGACGATTTCCTCGTTGAAGCCCCACAGGTCCTCGATCGAGCCGCCGCCGCGCGCGACGATCACCAGATCGGGACGCGGCACCGGGCCATGTTCCGGCATCTCGGAGAAGCCGCGCACAGCGCGGGCGACCTGTTCGGCCGAACCTTCGCCCTGCACCAGCACTGGCCAGACGAGGACGTGGCTGGGGAAGCGGTCCGCCAGCCGGTGGAGAATATCCCGGATCACCGCGCCGGTGGGCGAGGTGACGACGCCGATGGTGCGCGGCAGGAACGGCAGGGCGCGCTTGCGTTCGGGGGCGAACAGCCCTTCTGCCGCCAGCCGAGCACGCAGCTTTTCGAGCAGAGCCAGCAGCGCGCCTTCGCCGGCGATTTCCATCGTCTCGATGACGATCTGGTACTTCGAGCGGCCCGGATAGGTGGTCAGCTTGCCGGTGGCTATCACTTCCACGCCGTCTTCGGGGCGGAAGGCGAGGCGCTGGGCACCGCCGCGCCACATCACGCCGTCGATCACCGCCTTGTCGTCCTTGAGCGCGCAGTAGAGGTGGCCCGAGGCCGCGCGCTTGACGCCGGAAAGCTCGCCGCGCAGGCGCACGAAGCCGAAGCGGTCCTCGACTGTGCGCTTGAGGATCGCGGAAATCTCGCTGATCGAGAGCGGCGCGGCGTTGTCGCCTGCGTCCTGCTTCGCTACCAGCCCTCCCGAACGACCATCTTCATATTCGTCATCGTCGAAAGGCACAGCGCATGAACATCCTTCTTCTGGGCTCGGGCGGCCGCGAACATGCGCTGGCCTGGAAGCTGGCGCAATCCCCGGCCTGCGACACCCTGTGGGCAGCGCCCGGAAATCCCGGCATTTCCGAGGTTGCGACCTGCATCGCGCTGGATGCGACCGACCACGCCGCCGTGATCGCCTTCTGCGAAGCGAACGTCGTCGGCCTCGTCGTGATCGGCCCGGAAGCGCCGCTGGTCGATGGCTTGGCCGATTCGCTGCGGGCCGAGGGTTTTGCCGTGTTCGGGCCGGGCAAGGCAGCGGCGCAGCTGGAAGGCTCCAAGGGCTTCACCAAGGACCTGTGCGAGCGCGCAGGCATTCCCACCGCCGGTTACGTGCGCGTGACCGATGAAGCGGCGGCCCGCGCGGCGCTGGCGCAGTTCGGCGCGCCGGTGGTCATCAAGGCCGATGGTCTGGCGGCGGGCAAGGGCGTGACCGTGGCGATGACCATGGCCGAGGCCGAGGCTGCGGTGGCGGACATCTTCGCCGGGCGCTTCGGCGAAGCCGGTGCCGAAGCCGTGATCGAGGAGTTCATGGAAGGCGAGGAGGCCAGCTTCTTCGCGCTGACCGATGGCTCCACCATCGTCCCCTTCGCCTCGGCGCAGGATCACAAGCGCGTGGGCGAGGGCGATACCGGCCCCAACACCGGCGGCATGGGCGCCTACAGCCCGGCCCCGGTGCTGACCCCGGCGCTGGAAGTCGAAGTGCTCGAACGCATCATCGCGCCGACCGTGCGCCAGCTTGAGGACGATGGCACGCCCTATTCCGGCGTGCTGTTCCTGGGCGTGATGCTGACCCGCGAAGGCCCCAAGCTGATCGAGTACAACTGCCGCTTCGGGGATCCCGAGTGCCAGGTGATGATGCTGCGCCTCGAATCGGATCTGGTCGAGCTGCTCCATGCCTGCGCCGAGAACCGTCTTGCCGCGATCGAGGCGCCGAAGTTCAGCCAGGACACCGCGCTGACAGTGGTGATGGCGGCGAAGGGCTATCCCGATACGCCCGAGAAGGGCGGCGCGATTGGCGGTCTTGCCGAGGCTGAGGCGGATGGTGCGAAGGTATTCCACGCAGGCACCGCGCTGAAGGACGGCGCTCTGGTCGCCAGCGGTGGTCGCGTGCTCAACGTCACGGCGCGCGGCGGCTCGGTGCGCGAGGCGCAGGCGCGTGCCTATGCCGCGCTCGACAGGATCGATTTTCCCACCGGCTTCTGCCGCCGCGATATCGGTTGGCGGGAGGTTGCCCGCGAAACCAGCAAGGAAAGCTGATCCATCATGAAGCTCGACGCCGATGCCATCCTCAAGCTGAGCCTCGCCGCCGCCGCGCTGATGGCGGGGGCAGGCATCGGCGGGTACTACGGGCTCTATCTGCCGCTCCATACGCAGAGCGTGGAGGCGCAGGCGGCGGCGCGGCAGGCCGATGCCGACAAGGCGCAGGACAAGGCCGCGCACGATGCCGCCGTGGCCGAGGCGAAGCGCAAGGTCGCGGCGCAGACCGGCTATGACGACTGCGTGAACATGGCGGGCCTTGCCTATCGCAACCGCTGGAACGCCAGCTGCCGGGCGATGCGCCAGAGCGATATCGAGGCCTATCAGGATTGCCGCGACAACTG of the Novosphingobium sp. 9 genome contains:
- the xseA gene encoding exodeoxyribonuclease VII large subunit; translated protein: MPFDDDEYEDGRSGGLVAKQDAGDNAAPLSISEISAILKRTVEDRFGFVRLRGELSGVKRAASGHLYCALKDDKAVIDGVMWRGGAQRLAFRPEDGVEVIATGKLTTYPGRSKYQIVIETMEIAGEGALLALLEKLRARLAAEGLFAPERKRALPFLPRTIGVVTSPTGAVIRDILHRLADRFPSHVLVWPVLVQGEGSAEQVARAVRGFSEMPEHGPVPRPDLVIVARGGGSIEDLWGFNEEIVVRAVAESRIPVISAVGHETDTTLCDYAADRRAPTPTAAAEIAVPVRAELAATLDEMGYRMRRSAGRPVVLGRERLEARVQRLPKPEAILAQRQQGLDDLAERLRRALRDQAAIKRERMGQVTARLSLPLLRHRVQTSAERLTRTGLEPRLLERRMARAQGDLAQLARVLPQLNPDKPLERGFARVVGAQGQTLTSAASAGQEAALVLKFRDGDLAVQVNGAVSAPPSSTPPKAPRPARPASPSARQGDLF
- a CDS encoding M23 family metallopeptidase, coding for MRVLTQAGLLGAAAALLVGAAPASLLPAQRPDDSLQSGRAIGMIRYKGELTQGGWVRGTVPQGTRTLTFDGTPIPIAPDGDWFAAFDRDAGPSATLVATLADGRSVTQQITVSPRAWHIENINIARGTGGPSSAFMALRQPELDRIHAARAMRTDAQGWRQKFIWPAQGRISGQFGSQRIYRGEPGAYHSGLDIATGRSGTPFVAPADGVVILAADKPFTLEGNLLMIDHGMGLNSAFLHCSQILVHQGDHVKQGQVIGLIGMTGRATGPHLHWSLMWQGSRVDPILFTGPMK
- the rpmB gene encoding 50S ribosomal protein L28, producing the protein MSRICELTGKGRQVGCNVSHANNKTKRVYLPNLQNVTLMSETLDRSFKFRVSTHGLRSVEHNGGLDNWLLKTSDAKLSPRAVKVKRELKKQAVAA
- the nadC gene encoding carboxylating nicotinate-nucleotide diphosphorylase, whose translation is MTTDTLHTTLDIPGFDLEAFVASTLEEDLGVGLAGGGRDVTALSVIGADDRFSGVMESRDAVVVAGLPIAAAFFRHLDPAMDIEILVEEGAVVEPGTALMRLSGLARAMLTAERSALNTVQHLTGIATMTRIYVEAMEGHATLLDTRKTIPGLRHLEKYATRTGGARNHRMGLWDAAMIKDNHVLVAGSVEEAVRRAREAGVPQIICEVDRLDQIEPALAAGAHHLLLDNMGPETLRAAVGIVAGRVPTEASGGVNLSTIGAIAASGVTYVSVGRLTQSAPAADIGLDFTPL
- the purD gene encoding phosphoribosylamine--glycine ligase, yielding MNILLLGSGGREHALAWKLAQSPACDTLWAAPGNPGISEVATCIALDATDHAAVIAFCEANVVGLVVIGPEAPLVDGLADSLRAEGFAVFGPGKAAAQLEGSKGFTKDLCERAGIPTAGYVRVTDEAAARAALAQFGAPVVIKADGLAAGKGVTVAMTMAEAEAAVADIFAGRFGEAGAEAVIEEFMEGEEASFFALTDGSTIVPFASAQDHKRVGEGDTGPNTGGMGAYSPAPVLTPALEVEVLERIIAPTVRQLEDDGTPYSGVLFLGVMLTREGPKLIEYNCRFGDPECQVMMLRLESDLVELLHACAENRLAAIEAPKFSQDTALTVVMAAKGYPDTPEKGGAIGGLAEAEADGAKVFHAGTALKDGALVASGGRVLNVTARGGSVREAQARAYAALDRIDFPTGFCRRDIGWREVARETSKES
- a CDS encoding ribonuclease T2 family protein, which produces MRLAAAALVAAAAAISPLPVFAQAYQCRVPATIPTPRPVTPDGPVRRGVAVGYTLAASWSPEYCHFAHDKGSMQCSGRQGRFGFVLHGLWPEGGAGGDPQWCGATPPSVQALRGALCMTPSPSLLAHEWTKHGSCMARSPEGYFRVSGILWRSLHWPDADFLSRKRGLVAGDLRDAFVAENPGWRRDAVGVVANRSGWLREVQLCTDRHFRPARCDARRFGAADGAPLKIWRGL
- the tadA gene encoding tRNA adenosine(34) deaminase TadA, yielding MTRWPIPEPMLKALEQAHKAAEAGEVPIGAVIVKHGQVIACGRNAPRERHDPTSHAEIEAIRAAALALGNERLEGCELWVTLEPCAMCAGAIAHARIARVYYGASDPKGGAVEHGARVFEHPQCLHRPDVYSGIAAAEASTLLKAFFAARR
- a CDS encoding DUF2093 domain-containing protein, producing MLMSSADRPAMLQYGPGSFRVLRAGSYVECAVTAEKIPLEELRYWSAERQEAYASPEIATRRMLSPA